A genomic region of Trifolium pratense cultivar HEN17-A07 linkage group LG3, ARS_RC_1.1, whole genome shotgun sequence contains the following coding sequences:
- the LOC123917669 gene encoding phospholipase A1-Igamma3, chloroplastic, whose protein sequence is MVLVSRMASVVAPLLLHNTPNQHSSLPYLSHSQPLFSRSTHHKSKLIFLSKNTNTSPVLFLKRSSSSSRSSTLDDLEEEEEEEEEEEDTEEDEEGESQPPPLSEVWREIQGKNNWEGLLDPMDSNLRKEIIRYGELAQACYDSFDFDPHSKYCGTCKYHPTHFFEKLDMPDCSGYTISRYLYATSDINLPNFFQKSKISDVWSTHANWMGYIAVATDEQEIKRLGRRDIVIAWRGTVTYIEWIYDLKDILHEANFKNDPTIKVESGFHELYTKKEDSCNYCSFSAREQILSEIKRLIEYYEEEELSITITGHSLGAALAILSAYDIAELKLNVVKDGDETTTIPITVYSFAGPRVGNLKFKERCEELDVKVLRIINVHDMVPTVPGFITNEKFQFQKYIEDALSFPWSYAHVGSEIKLDHRESPFLKQNGDMGCAHNLEVLLHLMDGYHGKGKKFNLVSKRDIALVNKSCNLLRSEYGVPPYWRQDENKGMIRSNDGKWVVPERPRLEAHPPHTAHHLQLVLQNHILVNGSFKSGTT, encoded by the exons ATGGTTCTAGTTTCTCGCATGGCTTCAGTAGTTGCTCCGTTACTTCTTCATAACACCCCCAACCAACATTCTAGCCTCCCATATCTCTCCCATTCCCAACCTTTGTTTTCAAGATCCACTCATCATAAATCCAAACTTATCTTCCTTTCAAAAAATACTAATACTTCGCCGGTATTATTCCTCAAACGCTCTTCTTCTTCATCCAGATCGTCCACGCTGGAcgatttagaagaagaagaagaagaagaagaagaagaagaagacactgaagaagatgaagaaggagaaTCGCAACCACCACCCTTGAGCGAAGTATGGAGGGAAATCCAAGGCAAGAACAACTGGGAAGGTCTATTAGATCCAATGGACTCCAACCTACGCAAAGAAATCATTCGATATGGTGAACTCGCTCAAGCGTGCTACGATTCATTCGACTTCGATCCACACTCGAAATATTGTGGAACATGCAAGTATCATCCTACACATTTCTTTGAGAAACTGGACATGCCAGATTGTAGTGGATACACCATAAGTAGGTACCTCTATGCAACATCAGATATCAATCTTCCTAACTTCTTTCAGAAATCAAAGATCTCAGATGTGTGGAGTACACATGCTAATTGGATGGGTTACATAGCTGTTGCCACTGATGAACAAGAGATCAAACGTTTAGGACGCCGTGACATAG TTATTGCATGGAGGGGCACAGTGACATACATAGAATGGATATACGACCTAAAAGACATCCTACATGAAGCAAACTTCAAGAACGACCCAACAATCAAAGTAGAATCAGGATTCCATGAATTATacacaaaaaaagaagattCATGCAATTATTGTTCCTTCTCAGCTCGTGAACAAATACTCTCCGAAATAAAACGCCTTATCGAATACTATGAAGAGGAAGAACTTAGCATCACAATCACCGGACACAGCCTCGGCGCAGCCTTAGCCATACTCAGCGCATATGACATAGCCGAATTAAAACTAAATGTCGTTAAAGATGGCGACGAAACAACTACTATCCCCATAACGGTTTACTCGTTTGCGGGGCCTAGGGTTgggaatttgaaatttaaagaaAGGTGTGAGGAGCTTGATGTTAAAGTTTTGAGAATAATAAATGTTCATGACATGGTTCCAACTGTGCCAGGGTTTATAACAAATgagaaatttcaatttcaaaagtATATCGAAGATGCATTATCTTTTCCTTGGAGTTATGCACATGTTGGAAGTGAAATTAAATTGGATCATAGAGAAAGTCCTTTTTTGAAGCAAAATGGTGACATGGGTTGTGCACATAATTTAGAGGTATTATTGCATTTAATGGATGGGTATCATGGTAAAgggaaaaaatttaatttggtatCAAAAAGAGATATTGCACTTGTGAACAAGAGCTGTAATTTGCTACGGAGTGAGTATGGTGTACCACCATATTGGAGACAAGATGAGAATAAAGGAATGATTAGATCCAATGATGGAAAGTGGGTTGTGCCTGAACGGCCAAGATTGGAAGCTCATCCACCACATACAGCACATCATCTTCAGTTAGTGCTACAAAATCACATTCTTGTTAATGGTAGCTTTAAATCAGGGACCACGTGa